A genomic stretch from Astatotilapia calliptera chromosome 4, fAstCal1.2, whole genome shotgun sequence includes:
- the LOC113021386 gene encoding macrophage mannose receptor 1-like — protein sequence MCLLIPLLLFISPVCGDLLNFKPYSGSYMTTWTNAQTFCRKYHTDLITIRNEQENTFFKSGGWIGLYRANTNTWKWSRGDEIASFIKWDSSQPSQNGDCVYKNYGVWWTHGCHYNHSFMCYDEKLVLVKENKTWEEALNHCRSLGAVDTNDPNSPYRNHRYDLATLITTDDHTYARERAQQASTDEVWTGLCNLAGEWLWVGGGQMQYENIPSCPTNGFCGVLEKSGTASYGIRNCQQRRNFFCYIKP from the exons ATGTGCCTTCTCATCCCTCTGCTGCTTTTTATTTCTCCTGTCTGTGGGGATCTGTTAAACTTTAAACCTTACTCTGGGTCTTACATGACAACTTGGACAAATGCCCAGACCTTCTGCAGGAAGTACCACACTGACCTGATCACAATCAGAAATGAACAAGAGAACACATTTTTCAAATCTGGAGGCTGGATCGGATTATATCGAGCTAATACAAATACATGGAAATGGTCCCGAGGAGATGAGATAGCTAGCTTCATCAAGTGGGATAGTTCTC AGCCAAGTCAAAATGGAGACTGTGTATATAAGAACTATGGTGTATGGTGGACTCACGGTTGCCATTACAATCATTCTTTCATGTGTTATGATGAGAAACTGGTTTTGGTGAAGGAGAATAAGACGTGGGAGGAGGCATTAAACCACTGCAGGTCTCTGGGTGCAGTGGACACAAATGATCCCAACTCTCCCTACAGGAACCATCGCTACGACCTGGCCACACTGATCACTACTGATGACCACACCTATGCACGGGAGAGAGCACAACAAGCTAGCACTGATGAG GTGTGGACGGGCCTGTGTAACCTGGCTGGTGAGTGGCTGTGGGTGGGTGGAGGACAGATGCAATATGAAAATATTCCAAGCTGCCCGACTAATGGCTTCTGTGGCGTCCTCGAGAAGAGTGGGACTGCATCCTATGGCATAAGAAACTGTCAGCAGAGAAGGAACTTCTTCTGTTacataaagccataa